From uncultured Bacteroides sp., a single genomic window includes:
- a CDS encoding thioredoxin family protein, translating into MVKKLAHILGIILVATYAKAQVYNINEAQALAKKENKMILIKFSGSDWCGPCILFKKAVFDAPEFKAFADEKLVLVIADFPRQKKNQLPKEQQALNDKLAEKYNPEGNFPFLVLADANGNTLKTWNGYDKKNAVTDYIKDINCYIK; encoded by the coding sequence ATGGTTAAAAAGTTGGCTCATATACTCGGAATAATACTTGTGGCTACATATGCTAAGGCACAAGTATATAACATCAATGAAGCTCAGGCATTGGCAAAAAAGGAAAACAAAATGATCTTAATAAAGTTTTCAGGATCAGATTGGTGTGGTCCATGTATTTTATTCAAGAAAGCAGTCTTCGATGCTCCTGAATTTAAAGCATTTGCCGATGAGAAGTTAGTATTAGTTATTGCAGATTTCCCTCGCCAGAAAAAGAATCAATTACCCAAAGAGCAACAAGCCCTTAATGATAAACTGGCTGAAAAATATAATCCTGAGGGAAATTTTCCTTTTTTGGTATTGGCTGATGCAAATGGAAATACCCTAAAGACCTGGAATGGATACGACAAAAAAAATGCTGTAACTGATTACATAAAAGATATTAATTGCTATATAAAATAA
- a CDS encoding TrpB-like pyridoxal phosphate-dependent enzyme, whose amino-acid sequence MSNKTKRFILPEEEIPHYWYNIQADMVNKPLPLLHPGTKQPLKAEDLYPIFAEELSRQELNQTDAWIEIPEEVRELYKNYRSTPLVRAYGLEKALGTPAHIYFKNESVSPVGSHKLNSALAQAYYCKKEGVTNITTETGAGQWGAALSYAAKAFGLELAVYMVKVSYEQKPYRRSIMQTFGAQVTASPSMSTRAGKDILTKFPNHPGSLGTAISEAIELATTTPNCKYVLGSVLNQVSLHQTVIGLEAEKQMQMAGEYPDIVIACFGGGSNFGGIAFPFMRHNILEGKKTRFIAAEPASCPKLTRGKFQYDFGDEAGYTPLLPMFTLGHDFTPANIHAGGLRYHGAGTIVSQLIKDGLMEAVDLQQLDTFKAGCLFAQTEGIIPAPESCHAIAATILEANKCKETGEEKVILFNLSGHGLIDMTAYDKYLSGDLVNYSLSDEIIAENLEKIGSLA is encoded by the coding sequence ATGAGTAATAAAACCAAGAGATTCATACTCCCGGAAGAAGAGATTCCACATTACTGGTACAATATTCAGGCTGACATGGTTAACAAGCCACTACCGCTTCTTCATCCTGGAACAAAACAACCACTTAAGGCAGAAGATCTATACCCTATCTTTGCTGAGGAACTGTCAAGACAAGAACTAAATCAGACAGATGCATGGATTGAAATACCCGAAGAAGTACGCGAACTTTATAAGAATTACCGTAGCACCCCACTAGTACGTGCTTACGGTCTGGAAAAAGCATTGGGTACACCAGCTCATATCTATTTCAAGAACGAAAGTGTCAGCCCGGTTGGTTCCCATAAGTTAAACTCTGCACTTGCTCAGGCATATTATTGCAAGAAAGAAGGCGTTACAAATATAACCACTGAAACCGGTGCCGGACAATGGGGAGCAGCTCTTTCTTATGCTGCAAAAGCTTTCGGACTGGAACTTGCTGTTTATATGGTAAAGGTTAGCTACGAGCAAAAACCTTACCGCCGCTCAATTATGCAGACTTTCGGAGCACAAGTTACAGCTTCGCCTTCAATGTCTACCCGTGCCGGAAAAGACATTCTGACTAAGTTTCCTAACCATCCAGGTTCACTTGGTACTGCAATCTCTGAGGCAATAGAATTAGCTACAACGACTCCCAACTGTAAATATGTGCTTGGTTCAGTATTAAACCAAGTATCACTTCATCAAACAGTAATTGGTCTGGAAGCTGAAAAACAAATGCAGATGGCTGGCGAATATCCAGACATAGTTATTGCTTGTTTTGGAGGTGGATCCAATTTCGGCGGTATTGCATTCCCTTTCATGCGTCACAATATTCTTGAAGGAAAGAAAACAAGATTTATTGCAGCTGAACCAGCATCTTGTCCAAAACTGACAAGAGGTAAATTCCAGTATGATTTTGGCGATGAAGCAGGATATACTCCCCTATTGCCTATGTTCACTCTGGGACATGACTTTACTCCGGCAAATATCCATGCAGGTGGTCTTCGCTATCATGGTGCTGGAACAATTGTTTCTCAACTGATTAAAGACGGATTAATGGAAGCTGTTGATTTGCAACAGCTCGATACATTCAAAGCCGGTTGCTTATTCGCACAAACAGAAGGAATTATTCCGGCTCCGGAATCCTGTCACGCTATTGCGGCAACCATACTGGAAGCCAACAAATGCAAGGAAACCGGTGAAGAAAAAGTTATCCTCTTTAATCTTTCCGGTCACGGGCTGATAGATATGACAGCTTATGACAAATATCTTTCAGGAGATCTGGTTAATTACTCACTAAGTGATGAAATAATTGCTGAAAATCTTGAAAAGATTGGAAGTCTTGCTTAA
- a CDS encoding sugar-binding domain-containing protein, with amino-acid sequence MKHIFLYFLIVLLLPTQSFANKQIFNENTRARYNFNPGWLLYAGDSIGAEQEKFDDSSWKKIALPHAFNEDDAFKVAIDKLTTGIVWYRKHFKLPHSAKGKKVFIEFEGIRQGGEFYLNGKAIGIHENGIMACGFDISDLVNFGKKENIIAVRIDNSWNYKEKKTGSNFQWNDKNFNANYGGIPKNVVLHITPKIYQTLPLYSNLQTTGTYIYARDIDVKEQSALICAESEIKNETGKTQEISFEAIIEDINGKIIKEIKGEKKILPAGEKTLIKANGKVSGLHFWSWGYGYLYNVYTVLRIDGKVVDVVKTRTGFRKTKFEKGMVYLNDRVLQMKGYAQRTSNEWPSVGMSVPAWLSDFSNSLMVKSNANLVRWMHITPWKQDVESCDRVGLIQAMPAGDSEKDITGRRWEQRKEVMRDAIIYNRNNPSILFYESGNKGISEDHMKEMKAIRDMYDPYGGRAIGSREMLDSKTAEYGGEMLYINKSAHHPMWAMEYSRDEGLRKYWDEFTPPYHKNGAGPLYKGQDAFDYNRNQDSHAIEDIIRWYDYYRERPGTGERVSSGGVNIVFSDSNTHFRGEENYRRSGEVDAMRLPKDGFFVHQVMWDGWVDIEKSHTHIIGHWNYAPQVKKDIYVASTGNKVELILNGKSLGYGEQSYQFLFTFKNVQWEKGNLVAVSYNKDGKEISRDELHTAGVPYAIHIKSYENPDGLIANGSDMALIEFEVVDKEGNRCPTANNLVSFSLDGPAEWRGGIAQGKDNYILAKELPVECGVNRILIRTFTNAGKINITASSEGLQAASVSLISKTIKQKNGLSKYFQAEHLPSYLDRGETPSSPSYTVSRTPIHILKTTAGSNEEKAFLSFDDNEESEWISNGEQGKNWITYQLERNDTISELTFKMNSWRNKSYPIRITVDGQEVFKGDTEKSLGYITIPIKPTYGQSVKIELIGENKEQDGFNLVEVSGKKEIKEQDKSGKQLGIVEFEIYNHLLNYF; translated from the coding sequence ATGAAACATATTTTTCTATACTTTCTGATCGTGCTTTTATTGCCAACACAAAGTTTTGCAAATAAGCAAATATTCAACGAAAATACAAGAGCCAGATATAACTTCAATCCAGGATGGCTGCTTTATGCAGGTGACTCCATTGGAGCGGAACAAGAAAAATTTGATGATTCTTCATGGAAAAAGATAGCTTTACCTCATGCATTCAATGAAGACGATGCGTTTAAGGTTGCAATCGATAAACTTACTACAGGAATTGTATGGTACCGAAAGCATTTTAAATTGCCTCATTCAGCTAAAGGAAAGAAAGTCTTCATTGAGTTTGAAGGCATTCGCCAAGGAGGAGAGTTCTATCTGAATGGCAAGGCCATTGGCATTCATGAGAATGGAATTATGGCTTGTGGATTTGATATCTCAGATCTGGTAAACTTTGGAAAGAAAGAAAATATTATTGCCGTAAGAATAGATAACTCCTGGAACTATAAAGAGAAAAAGACCGGCAGTAATTTTCAATGGAACGATAAGAACTTTAATGCCAATTATGGAGGCATACCTAAAAATGTTGTGCTTCACATAACTCCGAAAATATATCAAACTCTCCCACTCTATAGTAATTTACAAACAACCGGGACATACATTTATGCCAGGGACATTGACGTAAAAGAACAATCAGCCTTAATCTGTGCTGAGTCTGAAATAAAAAATGAAACTGGAAAAACTCAGGAAATATCATTCGAAGCAATTATTGAGGATATTAACGGCAAAATTATAAAAGAAATTAAAGGAGAAAAGAAAATATTACCAGCAGGAGAAAAAACTTTGATTAAAGCCAATGGCAAAGTTAGCGGGCTTCACTTCTGGAGTTGGGGGTATGGCTATCTATATAATGTATATACCGTTCTGCGAATAGATGGAAAAGTTGTAGACGTAGTAAAGACACGAACAGGCTTTCGCAAAACAAAATTCGAGAAGGGAATGGTTTATCTGAACGACCGTGTTCTTCAGATGAAAGGTTATGCACAAAGAACCAGCAATGAATGGCCTTCAGTAGGCATGTCCGTACCAGCTTGGTTAAGCGACTTCAGTAATTCACTGATGGTAAAAAGTAATGCTAATCTGGTTAGATGGATGCATATCACTCCCTGGAAACAAGATGTTGAATCATGTGACAGAGTGGGACTAATACAAGCCATGCCTGCCGGAGATTCAGAAAAAGACATCACGGGCAGAAGATGGGAACAACGAAAAGAGGTAATGAGAGATGCCATTATTTACAATCGCAACAATCCCAGCATATTATTTTATGAGTCCGGCAACAAAGGGATTTCCGAAGATCACATGAAAGAGATGAAAGCGATCAGAGATATGTACGACCCATACGGTGGAAGGGCTATTGGTTCACGCGAAATGCTGGATAGTAAAACTGCCGAATATGGAGGTGAAATGCTTTATATAAACAAAAGTGCACACCATCCAATGTGGGCAATGGAATACTCGCGGGATGAAGGGTTACGTAAATACTGGGATGAATTTACTCCTCCTTATCATAAGAATGGAGCAGGTCCTTTATATAAAGGGCAAGATGCATTCGATTATAACCGCAATCAGGATTCTCATGCCATTGAGGATATTATCCGTTGGTATGATTATTACCGTGAACGTCCGGGAACTGGTGAACGTGTCAGTTCGGGGGGAGTAAACATTGTCTTTTCTGATTCCAATACACATTTCCGCGGAGAAGAGAATTATAGAAGAAGCGGTGAGGTTGATGCCATGAGATTACCAAAAGACGGTTTCTTTGTTCATCAGGTAATGTGGGACGGATGGGTTGACATTGAAAAGTCACACACTCATATCATTGGTCACTGGAATTATGCTCCACAAGTAAAGAAAGACATTTATGTAGCCTCAACAGGAAACAAAGTTGAACTGATTCTCAATGGGAAATCTCTGGGATATGGCGAGCAAAGCTACCAGTTCTTATTTACGTTCAAGAATGTACAATGGGAAAAGGGAAATTTAGTTGCTGTTTCTTACAACAAAGACGGAAAAGAAATCAGTCGTGATGAACTTCACACAGCCGGTGTTCCTTATGCCATCCACATAAAAAGCTACGAGAATCCAGACGGATTAATTGCTAATGGCTCCGACATGGCTTTGATTGAATTTGAAGTTGTGGATAAAGAGGGAAACAGATGTCCTACAGCAAATAACCTTGTCTCTTTCAGTTTAGACGGGCCGGCCGAATGGCGTGGAGGTATTGCACAAGGAAAAGATAATTATATTCTGGCAAAAGAACTTCCGGTGGAATGTGGAGTAAACCGTATTTTAATCCGCACCTTTACGAATGCAGGAAAGATAAACATAACAGCCTCATCTGAAGGATTGCAAGCAGCATCTGTTTCTTTAATTTCTAAAACGATAAAACAGAAAAACGGTCTCTCCAAATATTTCCAGGCAGAACACCTACCCTCTTACCTTGACAGAGGAGAAACACCTTCCTCTCCTTCATATACTGTAAGCAGAACACCTATTCACATTCTGAAAACTACAGCTGGAAGCAATGAAGAGAAAGCATTTCTTAGCTTTGATGATAATGAAGAATCGGAATGGATCAGTAATGGTGAACAGGGAAAGAACTGGATAACCTATCAATTGGAACGTAATGATACTATTTCCGAACTGACATTCAAAATGAATAGCTGGAGAAACAAGAGCTATCCTATTCGCATTACAGTTGATGGACAGGAGGTATTCAAAGGTGATACAGAAAAAAGTCTTGGATATATCACTATTCCAATAAAGCCTACCTACGGACAATCAGTTAAAATAGAACTAATTGGAGAGAATAAAGAACAGGATGGATTTAATCTTGTAGAGGTTTCAGGCAAAAAAGAGATTAAGGAGCAAGATAAGTCCGGCAAACAATTAGGCATTGTTGAATTTGAAATATATAACCATCTTCTCAATTATTTTTAG
- a CDS encoding DUF4738 domain-containing protein, with amino-acid sequence MKRIIPYLLLPIFLLGMSACHNKNNKQEKKETLAADSVDSAGIRQMQESKNEQKIVMKGKSYHIAIHRVASDSLQRIKTEAGEWFMDNKISLRITLDNRTKIFSKTFTKKSFSSVVPEDFLSHSILEGLVFDKVTASGLNFAASVCYPQTDLYFPIRITIASDGSMSMAKEELMEEAYSEDKN; translated from the coding sequence ATGAAACGAATAATCCCTTATCTCCTTTTGCCGATCTTTTTACTAGGTATGTCGGCTTGTCATAACAAAAATAATAAGCAAGAAAAAAAAGAGACGTTGGCTGCAGATAGTGTTGATTCTGCAGGAATACGGCAAATGCAGGAATCAAAAAATGAACAAAAAATTGTGATGAAAGGAAAATCTTATCACATAGCTATTCATCGGGTTGCGAGTGACTCTCTTCAGCGTATTAAGACTGAAGCTGGTGAATGGTTCATGGATAATAAAATATCTCTTCGGATAACTCTTGATAATAGAACTAAAATATTTAGTAAAACCTTTACTAAAAAGAGTTTTTCTTCTGTTGTACCTGAAGATTTTCTATCACATTCTATTTTGGAAGGCTTGGTTTTTGATAAAGTAACTGCCAGTGGATTAAACTTTGCAGCAAGTGTTTGTTATCCTCAAACTGATCTCTATTTCCCCATCAGAATTACTATTGCATCAGACGGTTCCATGAGTATGGCAAAAGAAGAACTGATGGAAGAGGCTTATTCTGAAGATAAAAATTAG
- the nfo gene encoding deoxyribonuclease IV encodes MKYIGAHVSASGGVEFAPVNAYEIGANAFALFTKNQRQWVSKPLTSESIKLFKENCEKYDLKTDYILPHDSYLINLGHPEEEGLQKSRAAFLDEMQRCEQLGLKLLNFHPGSHLSKITPEECLSRIAESINIVLDKTKGVTAVIENTAGQGTNMGNEFWQLNYIIDRVEDKERVGICIDTCHTFTAGYDFLDKENYEKVFRDFDEAVGFSYLRAIHLNDSKKALGTRVDRHDNIGKGFIGLEFFQQLMKDPRFENMPIILETPDETLWKEEIALLRSFE; translated from the coding sequence ATGAAATATATAGGAGCACATGTAAGTGCATCGGGCGGAGTGGAGTTTGCCCCGGTTAATGCATATGAGATTGGAGCAAATGCTTTTGCTCTTTTTACGAAAAATCAACGTCAGTGGGTATCCAAGCCGCTTACTTCCGAAAGTATAAAACTGTTTAAGGAGAATTGTGAGAAATATGATCTAAAAACTGATTATATCCTTCCGCACGACAGTTACCTTATTAACCTTGGGCATCCGGAAGAGGAAGGATTACAAAAAAGCCGTGCAGCTTTCCTCGATGAAATGCAACGTTGCGAACAACTTGGATTAAAACTACTAAACTTCCACCCGGGAAGTCACCTGAGTAAAATTACTCCGGAAGAATGTCTCAGCAGAATTGCCGAATCTATCAATATTGTTTTAGATAAGACCAAAGGAGTGACCGCGGTTATTGAAAATACTGCCGGACAAGGAACAAATATGGGTAATGAGTTCTGGCAGTTGAATTATATTATTGATCGTGTGGAAGACAAAGAACGTGTGGGAATCTGCATCGATACTTGCCATACTTTTACTGCCGGTTATGATTTTCTGGATAAAGAAAACTATGAGAAAGTTTTCAGAGATTTTGATGAAGCCGTTGGCTTTAGTTATTTGCGCGCCATCCATCTTAACGATTCCAAGAAAGCACTCGGCACACGGGTTGACCGTCATGACAATATAGGAAAAGGATTTATCGGGTTAGAGTTCTTTCAACAGTTAATGAAAGATCCTCGCTTTGAGAACATGCCTATTATTCTTGAAACGCCCGACGAAACTCTTTGGAAAGAAGAAATAGCTCTACTAAGAAGCTTTGAATAA
- a CDS encoding polysaccharide biosynthesis tyrosine autokinase has protein sequence MSEEINKIGTDNQSEEINIQELLFKYLSYWKWFLVSIIVCLAIAFVYLKYTTPVYNVSAAIIIKDDKKGGNGTSELSVFEGMGLLGGENNVDNEIEVLKSKSTIKSVVNALGLHTSYTVKGRISSSELYLNSPIEIKMDPAALDTLPGSIALNTTINADRSMKIDGLVNGEVVNTTLHNLPALLRTSVGDLTVSYRPNTPILNSEIGVHINRPINVAKGYLGRLSVAPTSKTTSVVNISLSETNRKRGEDFLRKLVEVYNLDAMEDKNKVALNTKLFIDDRIAVIDKELGSAEKTVENYKRSQKMTNLETDADLTLQNSNEYEKKLVEAETQLNLVNYLQKHVSNKANKYSLVPSNVGIEDPTLVATISEYNKTVLERERLLRTASENNPSVVAISGKIDALRGSINSAISSVHKGLLITRNDINHQARMYNGQIQKGPTQEREFTEISRQQQIKANLFEMLLQKREENSLSLAASANSAKIIDEPLASDAPVSPKSSIIYLVAFILGIVIPVVIVYISELFQYKIRSRADIDKISRLPFLAEIPNHGEESNIVVKENDNSSIAESFRALRTNLLFMLGADKKVILFTSTQPGEGKTFASLNTAISLALLNKKVLIIGLDIRKPRMAEYLNLNVKNGITNYLSGFEKDLDSLIVPSGVHPNLYALPAGPVPPNPSEQLVKDTLDKAFEQFREQFDFIIVDSAPTGLVSDTLILNRVVDATAYVCRVNSTSKVALKFANEIMDNNKLTNMSLLVNGVDAGRRGYGYGYGYGYGYGYGYGDDDKEGKKRKRKHKKTDEEDTNS, from the coding sequence ATGTCTGAAGAAATTAATAAGATTGGTACAGATAACCAGTCAGAGGAAATCAATATTCAAGAACTTCTATTCAAATACCTTTCCTATTGGAAATGGTTCTTGGTATCAATTATCGTTTGCTTAGCAATAGCTTTTGTTTATTTGAAGTACACTACTCCAGTCTATAATGTTTCTGCTGCTATTATTATCAAAGATGATAAAAAGGGTGGAAATGGAACTAGTGAGCTTTCTGTATTCGAAGGAATGGGACTGCTGGGTGGTGAAAATAATGTTGATAACGAAATAGAGGTTCTAAAATCAAAATCAACTATTAAATCAGTTGTGAACGCTTTAGGGTTACACACTTCTTATACTGTGAAAGGGCGCATTTCTTCTTCTGAGCTTTATTTAAATAGCCCTATAGAAATAAAAATGGATCCTGCTGCACTTGATACTTTGCCTGGTAGTATTGCTTTGAATACGACTATAAATGCTGATAGAAGCATGAAAATAGATGGTTTGGTTAATGGTGAAGTTGTTAATACAACATTGCATAATCTTCCAGCTTTGCTTAGAACATCAGTGGGGGATTTAACTGTTTCATACCGTCCGAATACACCGATTTTGAATAGTGAGATTGGAGTACACATTAATAGACCTATTAATGTAGCTAAAGGTTACTTAGGAAGACTTTCTGTTGCTCCTACTTCTAAAACAACATCAGTGGTGAATATTTCTCTATCTGAAACTAATCGTAAACGTGGTGAGGATTTCCTTAGGAAGCTGGTCGAAGTATATAACCTCGATGCAATGGAAGATAAAAATAAAGTTGCCTTGAATACTAAACTCTTTATTGATGATCGTATTGCTGTTATTGATAAAGAACTTGGCTCAGCAGAGAAGACTGTAGAAAATTATAAGCGTAGTCAGAAAATGACAAACTTAGAAACGGATGCTGATTTGACCCTGCAAAATAGTAACGAATATGAAAAGAAATTAGTTGAAGCAGAAACGCAGCTTAATTTAGTAAACTATTTGCAGAAACATGTCAGCAACAAGGCTAATAAATATTCTTTAGTTCCAAGTAATGTGGGGATTGAGGATCCAACTTTAGTTGCTACTATTAGTGAATATAATAAAACAGTGCTGGAACGTGAGCGCTTGTTGCGCACAGCATCAGAAAACAACCCTTCAGTTGTTGCAATTAGCGGAAAAATTGATGCGTTGCGTGGAAGTATCAATTCTGCAATTTCCAGTGTACACAAAGGATTGCTTATTACCAGGAATGATATTAACCATCAAGCCCGAATGTATAATGGTCAAATACAGAAAGGTCCTACTCAGGAACGTGAATTTACTGAGATTTCTCGTCAGCAACAAATTAAGGCTAACTTATTTGAAATGTTGCTTCAAAAGCGTGAAGAAAATTCTCTTTCTTTAGCAGCTAGTGCTAATAGCGCTAAGATAATAGATGAGCCCTTAGCTTCAGATGCTCCTGTCTCTCCAAAAAGTTCTATCATTTATCTGGTAGCATTTATTCTTGGAATTGTTATTCCAGTAGTGATTGTTTATATTAGTGAACTGTTCCAATATAAGATCCGTTCACGGGCAGATATTGATAAGATTAGCAGACTTCCATTTTTGGCTGAAATTCCTAATCATGGAGAAGAGTCCAATATCGTAGTAAAGGAAAATGATAATTCTTCAATAGCAGAATCATTCCGTGCCTTACGAACTAATCTCTTATTTATGTTGGGGGCAGATAAAAAAGTCATTCTGTTTACTTCAACTCAGCCTGGAGAAGGAAAAACGTTTGCCAGTTTGAATACAGCTATTAGTTTGGCCCTTTTAAATAAAAAGGTACTAATTATAGGATTGGATATTAGAAAACCTCGTATGGCTGAATATCTTAACCTGAATGTTAAGAATGGTATTACTAATTATTTATCAGGCTTTGAGAAAGATCTGGATAGCTTGATCGTTCCTTCAGGAGTTCATCCTAATCTTTATGCTTTGCCTGCAGGACCTGTTCCACCAAATCCATCGGAACAGTTGGTTAAAGATACCTTGGATAAAGCTTTTGAACAGTTTCGGGAACAATTTGATTTTATTATTGTTGATTCAGCTCCTACAGGTTTGGTTTCGGATACATTAATTCTTAACCGTGTGGTTGATGCTACTGCATATGTTTGTCGTGTTAACAGTACAAGCAAAGTGGCTCTTAAGTTTGCTAATGAGATTATGGATAATAACAAACTGACAAATATGTCTCTTTTGGTTAATGGAGTTGATGCTGGTCGTAGAGGTTATGGCTACGGTTATGGCTATGGCTATGGTTACGGCTATGGCTACGGAGATGATGATAAGGAAGGAAAGAAGAGAAAACGTAAACACAAGAAAACTGATGAAGAGGATACAAATTCTTAA
- a CDS encoding polysaccharide biosynthesis/export family protein translates to MTRKNHIILLLLAVIGLSACSSYKNVPYLKESEKFTTEDYAKSAVLYDARIMPKDLLTITVSTITNPEDAYPFNLTVPSPISAAKNLTTQPAMQTYLVDNEGKVNFPVLGLIKFGGLTKTEAEELLKNKLKQYLKEDPIVTVRLINYKISVLGEVARPSTYTVENEKINIFEALSLAGDLTVYGIRENVKIIREKENGQKQIVVLNLNDKNIIFSPYFYLQQNDVVYVQPNKAKAQGSDIGSMTSILISTTSILVSLAGLMVTILK, encoded by the coding sequence ATGACGCGAAAAAATCACATTATTCTTTTATTGCTGGCTGTAATTGGTTTATCTGCATGTTCTTCTTATAAGAATGTTCCTTATTTGAAAGAGTCGGAAAAATTCACTACAGAAGATTATGCAAAAAGCGCTGTTTTATATGATGCGAGAATTATGCCTAAGGATTTGCTTACAATTACTGTTAGTACAATCACAAATCCAGAAGATGCATACCCATTCAATCTAACAGTGCCTTCTCCTATTTCTGCAGCTAAGAATTTAACGACACAACCTGCTATGCAGACTTATTTGGTTGATAATGAAGGTAAAGTTAACTTCCCAGTATTAGGATTAATCAAATTTGGTGGATTAACAAAAACGGAAGCAGAGGAATTGCTTAAGAATAAACTAAAACAGTATTTAAAAGAAGATCCAATTGTAACGGTTCGGTTAATTAATTATAAGATTTCGGTTTTGGGTGAAGTTGCCCGACCTAGTACTTATACTGTTGAAAATGAAAAAATTAATATATTTGAAGCATTGTCACTTGCAGGAGATCTTACTGTTTACGGTATAAGAGAGAATGTGAAAATAATCAGGGAAAAAGAAAATGGTCAGAAGCAAATTGTTGTGTTAAACCTGAATGATAAGAATATTATTTTTTCTCCTTATTTCTATTTACAGCAGAATGATGTAGTTTATGTTCAACCCAATAAAGCAAAAGCACAGGGATCAGATATTGGTTCGATGACGAGTATTCTAATATCTACTACTTCAATACTTGTTTCATTAGCAGGTTTAATGGTAACCATTCTTAAGTAA